Proteins from one Kiritimatiellia bacterium genomic window:
- a CDS encoding VCBS repeat-containing protein → MTNVAPPNGWNAVPRGSNVTAQFSAPVDGSTVDSTNTFLLHSSQGGFRRGAMTFNAATNLAKFNPVGQFRPGEHIFAQLTDAILNAGHTASLVPYGWSFYTDVDGGGGAFLASTQSLGTNWSYHSAVGDVNNDGDLDVVYGLIGIGNVLWLNNGDGTFTDSGQTPGTNAYGLALGDLNNDGWLDLFIAPWAEPCQVWTNNRAGMLADSGQRLGPDRTSTDVVLGDVDGDGDLDAFQHIYSASSGGGPNKLWINDGNAVFSDSGQSLGSDGANWAVFGDVNADGWLDLLQARYNETATVWTNDRAGGLKDSGQSVGPLNINDLELGDVNGDGSLDAVMAYSGGCFIWTNRGDGVFSSVPTNEIAGNRFGLALGDVDDDGDLDIYLAGFQADAVLLNDGTGAFRSNGQGLGTNLNFDAALADLDGDGDVDAVTCGEDGLAAWFNVYPDLQVLGTNGEAVASGEAPSEVKGTDFGSLLAGWARTNTFTITNAGPVHLAITGVSTGGAGAALFRVAGVPAAVAPGTASNFTIRFGPTGPGAAEATISLANTGTNRPFEINVQGNGAAPRVTNTVPANGTAAVAPNADLVADFNDAMRGTTITSNRFLLYGEQSGFRYGAITFNAQTNRATLNPSADFRAGERVFAELTLGILNASGLGELTPYSWSFFAAVQGGSGVFDDSGQRPGTNAIGAAWGDVDGDGDLDAFLATGGADGDQVWTNDGAGVLYDSGQRLGTNNGVSVALGDVDRDGDLDALVLNDGQPAQVYTNLGGVFFDSGQELSSGQGRRGALVDVNGDGTLDAVINRMGTDNTRVWTNDGAGVFTDTGQAIVNGRWMDVGDVNGDGTLDLCTAAYGGSGRVWTNNGTGWFGDTGLRLGATTNKTWAVALGDLNGDHALDMFWALDRQGCMVWTNDGAGQFYDTGQALGTNDARHVALGDVDADGDLDAWTANYGGPDTLWLNDGTGLFTDSGQELGIGNGVAAAFGDANGDGIPDVLASRESGASLLWLNGGPAIEVLGTNGALIANGEGASAAKGTVFADLLMNRAETNLLSLSNPSAFDLVIYGATTGGTGAASFLLEAVPERVAAGTASNFPVVFRPAGIGTVTAMVTLASSSTNTPYAFGLKGTGTGLRLTNTIPARGAADADPDVILAAQFDTAMLATTIYSNTFLVHGAFSGFHEGAVALGGGGMEATLGPAAGFLPGEPVTAWLPWGVTNAGGDIGLYPHHWPFFASTAPGSGVFADSGQQPGSNTSCHVLGDFNGDGAMDLFIGARSNRAGHAVWTNDGAGVLYDTGLRLGTNQCVQATAGDVNRDGRLDVLVINNAYRVEVWTNGGAAFGLAQNFATTYGWAVAAGDVNSDGALDLLVGMINFDPDVVYTNDGRGTFGYAWPATANTYSDRILLGDLDGDGDLDLVSARSAGSTYTCLNDGTGRFAQRTNLGSVQPHGTALGDVDGDGDLDVLVTEDKYFEYQSRCRIFLNDGTGGFSSGGNFGLSAYPRDVALGDVDGDGDLDAVTSHASNYATRVYWNIGAGSFSYSGQQMDGGVGRNANLGDFDGDGRLDVLISANGQPNSLWIQTYPEIQLLGTNGAALVNGAPAAVEPGTDFGDVGLRQQAAHTFSVTNPSGALLSILSANLSGSDFFALSGMPARVDPYAVSNFTVTFQPKAVGLRTAIVEIVNNATNSPYLLNLQATGAFLLTNTVPAPAAPDVAAGADVIAQFGEAVSQPSVSSGNFFLYSGQSKPRYGAISFNGASTEATLDLFLDFKPGELLFAELRSVTNAAGTVTLDHYTWTFHAAAPAGLGTFVDSGQALATNNGWGVALGDLDGDDDLDAVIANYQQAGLVWTNQGGVFADSGQLLGTNNPSRSVALGDVDRDGDLDAVFGNDGAANEVWTNDGHAVFGDSGQRLGSAATFGVALADLNGDGWLDLYELVNGAADRVWTNDGAGAFFNSGQSLGSAAGYGVALGDLDGEGTVDAFVANRNEANRVWLNDGTGVLVNNGQSLATARSRGVALGDLDGDGDLDAYVANDGAADEVWINDGLGIFTLGQSPGSDNGRSVALGDVDADGDLDAVVLNNGANKVWINDGAGAFTDSGQSLGSALSMAAALGDVNGDGAVDAFVANQNVADELWLNAAHRITPSAGLHGAIEPSTPVLLPGGGGTSFVVTADAYYFIGQLLTNGAADPAAAGLDVYTSTWDNVTADGAVYAEFSEHTAFYGTPWWWLAQWGLTNGGLTFDEAETNDADGDTFNARDERIADTSPADSNDYFHVTRLWRTNSMAVTFGSSTARVYALESCGMLEIESWIAVEGQTNVPGDASGTTTLTDTNHAARGMYRVGVGLP, encoded by the coding sequence GTGACCAACGTGGCCCCGCCGAACGGGTGGAATGCCGTACCCCGCGGCTCGAACGTGACGGCCCAGTTCAGCGCGCCGGTGGACGGGAGCACGGTGGATTCCACCAACACGTTCCTGCTCCACAGCAGCCAGGGCGGGTTCCGGCGCGGCGCGATGACCTTCAACGCCGCCACGAACCTCGCGAAGTTCAACCCGGTCGGCCAGTTCCGGCCGGGCGAGCACATCTTCGCCCAACTCACGGACGCGATCCTCAACGCCGGCCACACGGCCTCGCTGGTGCCGTACGGGTGGTCGTTCTATACCGACGTGGACGGGGGCGGCGGCGCCTTCCTGGCAAGCACCCAGAGCCTGGGCACCAACTGGAGCTATCACTCCGCCGTGGGCGACGTGAACAACGACGGGGACCTCGATGTGGTGTACGGACTGATCGGGATCGGAAACGTCCTGTGGTTGAACAACGGGGACGGGACGTTCACGGACAGCGGGCAGACGCCCGGGACCAATGCCTACGGACTCGCGCTGGGCGACCTGAACAACGACGGGTGGCTGGACCTGTTCATCGCCCCGTGGGCCGAACCGTGCCAGGTCTGGACGAACAACCGCGCCGGCATGCTGGCGGACAGCGGCCAGCGCCTCGGGCCGGACCGGACGAGCACGGACGTGGTGCTCGGAGACGTGGACGGCGACGGCGACCTCGACGCCTTTCAGCACATCTACTCGGCCTCCTCGGGGGGCGGCCCGAACAAGCTGTGGATCAATGACGGGAACGCAGTGTTCTCGGACAGCGGGCAGTCGCTGGGTTCGGACGGCGCGAACTGGGCCGTCTTCGGCGACGTCAACGCCGACGGCTGGCTCGACCTGCTCCAGGCCCGCTACAACGAAACCGCGACCGTCTGGACCAACGACCGGGCGGGCGGGCTGAAGGACAGCGGGCAGTCCGTCGGCCCCCTGAACATCAACGACCTGGAACTGGGCGATGTCAACGGGGACGGCTCCCTCGATGCCGTGATGGCGTACTCGGGCGGCTGCTTCATCTGGACGAACCGGGGCGACGGCGTGTTCTCCTCCGTCCCCACCAACGAGATCGCCGGCAACCGATTCGGCCTGGCCCTGGGCGACGTGGACGACGACGGCGATCTCGACATCTACCTGGCGGGCTTCCAGGCGGACGCCGTCCTGCTGAACGACGGAACCGGCGCGTTCAGGAGCAACGGCCAGGGCTTGGGGACAAACCTCAACTTCGACGCCGCCCTGGCCGACCTCGACGGGGACGGCGACGTGGACGCGGTCACGTGCGGCGAGGACGGACTCGCCGCGTGGTTCAACGTCTACCCGGACTTGCAGGTCCTCGGGACCAACGGCGAGGCCGTCGCCAGCGGCGAGGCGCCGTCGGAGGTCAAGGGCACGGATTTCGGATCGCTCCTCGCCGGCTGGGCGCGGACCAATACCTTCACGATCACCAATGCCGGGCCGGTGCACCTGGCGATCACCGGGGTGTCGACGGGCGGCGCCGGGGCGGCCCTGTTCCGGGTGGCCGGCGTGCCGGCGGCCGTGGCCCCGGGCACGGCTTCGAACTTCACGATCCGGTTCGGCCCGACGGGGCCCGGCGCAGCGGAGGCGACCATCTCGCTGGCCAACACCGGCACCAACCGGCCGTTCGAGATCAACGTGCAGGGCAACGGCGCGGCCCCGCGCGTCACCAACACCGTTCCGGCCAACGGGACCGCGGCCGTCGCGCCGAACGCCGACCTGGTCGCGGACTTCAATGACGCCATGCGCGGGACAACGATCACGTCGAACCGATTCCTCCTGTACGGGGAGCAGAGCGGGTTCCGGTACGGCGCGATCACCTTCAACGCCCAGACCAACCGGGCCACGCTGAATCCTTCGGCCGACTTCCGCGCCGGCGAGCGGGTCTTCGCGGAGCTGACCCTCGGCATCCTGAACGCCTCGGGCCTCGGGGAATTGACCCCCTACTCCTGGTCGTTCTTCGCCGCCGTGCAGGGCGGCAGCGGCGTGTTCGACGACAGCGGCCAGCGGCCCGGCACCAACGCGATCGGCGCGGCGTGGGGCGACGTGGACGGCGACGGCGACCTCGACGCATTCCTCGCGACGGGCGGGGCCGACGGCGACCAGGTCTGGACCAACGACGGCGCGGGCGTCCTGTACGACAGCGGCCAGCGGCTGGGCACGAACAACGGCGTGTCCGTCGCGCTGGGCGACGTGGACCGGGACGGCGACCTCGACGCCCTCGTGCTCAACGACGGGCAGCCCGCGCAGGTCTACACGAACCTGGGCGGCGTATTTTTCGACAGCGGGCAGGAACTTTCCTCCGGCCAGGGCCGCCGCGGGGCCCTGGTGGACGTCAACGGCGACGGGACGCTCGACGCCGTGATCAACCGCATGGGCACGGACAACACCCGGGTCTGGACCAATGACGGGGCGGGCGTATTCACGGACACCGGGCAGGCCATCGTCAACGGGCGCTGGATGGACGTCGGCGACGTGAACGGGGACGGGACCCTCGACCTGTGCACCGCGGCCTATGGCGGCTCGGGCCGCGTCTGGACCAACAATGGAACGGGATGGTTTGGCGACACCGGGCTGCGCCTGGGCGCGACCACGAACAAGACGTGGGCCGTGGCGCTGGGCGACCTGAACGGCGACCACGCGTTGGATATGTTTTGGGCATTGGATCGCCAGGGCTGCATGGTCTGGACCAACGACGGGGCCGGGCAGTTTTACGACACCGGCCAGGCGCTCGGCACCAACGACGCCCGCCACGTGGCGCTCGGCGACGTGGACGCGGACGGCGACCTCGACGCCTGGACCGCCAACTACGGCGGGCCGGACACGCTCTGGCTCAACGACGGGACCGGCCTGTTCACCGACAGCGGCCAGGAGCTCGGCATCGGCAACGGCGTCGCCGCGGCGTTCGGCGACGCGAACGGCGACGGGATCCCCGACGTCCTCGCGTCGAGGGAATCCGGGGCGAGTCTCCTGTGGCTCAACGGCGGACCGGCCATCGAGGTGCTGGGCACGAACGGCGCGCTCATCGCCAACGGCGAGGGCGCGTCGGCGGCCAAGGGCACCGTCTTCGCGGACCTGCTCATGAACCGCGCGGAGACGAACCTCCTCTCCCTCTCCAACCCCTCCGCCTTCGACCTGGTGATCTACGGCGCGACGACGGGTGGGACGGGCGCGGCGTCCTTCCTGCTCGAGGCCGTGCCGGAGCGCGTCGCGGCCGGGACCGCGAGCAACTTCCCCGTCGTCTTCCGGCCGGCCGGCATCGGCACGGTCACGGCAATGGTGACCCTCGCGAGCAGCAGCACGAACACGCCCTACGCCTTCGGCCTGAAGGGCACGGGCACGGGCCTGCGGCTGACCAACACGATCCCGGCCCGCGGCGCGGCGGACGCCGACCCGGACGTCATCCTGGCGGCGCAGTTCGACACGGCCATGCTGGCCACGACGATTTACTCGAACACCTTCCTGGTTCACGGGGCCTTCAGCGGCTTCCACGAGGGCGCGGTGGCCCTCGGCGGCGGAGGGATGGAGGCGACCCTGGGCCCGGCAGCCGGGTTCCTGCCGGGCGAACCGGTGACCGCCTGGCTGCCGTGGGGCGTCACGAACGCCGGGGGCGACATCGGCCTCTACCCGCACCACTGGCCGTTCTTCGCCTCGACGGCGCCCGGCTCGGGCGTCTTCGCGGACAGCGGCCAGCAGCCGGGCTCGAACACCTCCTGCCACGTGCTCGGCGACTTCAACGGGGACGGCGCGATGGACCTGTTCATCGGCGCCCGCTCGAACAGGGCGGGCCACGCGGTCTGGACGAACGACGGCGCGGGGGTCCTGTACGACACCGGCCTGCGGCTCGGTACCAACCAGTGCGTCCAGGCGACGGCCGGCGACGTGAACCGGGACGGCCGGCTCGACGTCCTGGTCATCAACAACGCGTACCGCGTGGAGGTCTGGACCAACGGGGGCGCGGCCTTCGGCCTCGCGCAGAATTTCGCCACGACCTACGGCTGGGCCGTCGCGGCGGGCGACGTCAACAGCGACGGGGCGCTCGACCTCCTCGTGGGCATGATCAACTTCGACCCGGACGTGGTCTACACGAACGACGGCCGCGGCACGTTCGGGTACGCCTGGCCGGCCACGGCCAACACGTACTCCGACCGGATCCTGCTGGGCGACCTCGACGGGGACGGCGACCTCGACCTGGTCTCCGCGCGGAGCGCCGGCAGCACCTACACCTGCCTGAACGACGGCACCGGCCGTTTCGCACAGCGGACGAACCTGGGCAGCGTGCAACCGCACGGCACGGCCCTGGGCGACGTGGACGGCGACGGCGATCTCGACGTGCTCGTGACCGAGGACAAGTATTTCGAGTACCAGAGCCGCTGCCGCATCTTCCTCAACGACGGGACCGGCGGCTTCTCCTCCGGCGGAAACTTCGGCCTGTCCGCCTACCCGCGGGACGTCGCGCTGGGCGACGTGGACGGGGACGGCGACCTCGACGCGGTCACCTCGCACGCCAGCAACTACGCCACCCGCGTGTACTGGAACATCGGGGCCGGCTCGTTCTCCTACTCGGGCCAGCAGATGGACGGCGGGGTCGGCCGGAACGCGAACCTCGGCGACTTCGACGGGGACGGCCGCCTGGACGTGCTGATCTCCGCCAACGGGCAACCCAACAGCCTCTGGATCCAGACCTACCCGGAGATCCAACTGCTCGGCACCAACGGCGCGGCGCTCGTGAACGGGGCCCCGGCCGCGGTGGAACCGGGCACGGACTTCGGCGACGTGGGCCTCCGGCAGCAGGCCGCGCACACGTTCAGCGTGACCAACCCCTCGGGCGCCCTGCTCTCGATCCTGTCCGCGAACCTGTCCGGCTCGGACTTCTTCGCCCTGTCCGGCATGCCCGCGCGCGTGGACCCGTACGCCGTCAGCAACTTTACCGTGACATTCCAACCGAAGGCCGTCGGGCTCCGGACCGCCATCGTCGAGATCGTGAACAACGCCACGAATTCGCCGTACCTCCTGAACCTGCAGGCCACGGGCGCCTTCCTGCTGACCAATACCGTCCCCGCCCCCGCGGCCCCGGACGTGGCGGCCGGCGCGGACGTGATCGCGCAGTTCGGCGAGGCCGTCTCCCAGCCGTCCGTCTCGTCCGGGAACTTCTTCCTCTACAGCGGGCAGAGCAAGCCCCGGTATGGCGCGATCAGCTTCAACGGGGCGTCCACGGAAGCGACGCTGGATCTCTTCCTGGACTTCAAGCCCGGCGAACTCCTGTTCGCCGAGCTGCGGAGCGTCACCAACGCCGCCGGGACCGTGACCCTCGATCACTACACTTGGACCTTCCACGCGGCGGCCCCGGCGGGCCTCGGGACCTTCGTGGACAGCGGCCAGGCCCTGGCCACGAACAACGGCTGGGGCGTGGCGCTGGGCGACCTCGACGGGGACGACGACCTCGACGCGGTCATCGCCAACTACCAGCAGGCCGGCCTGGTCTGGACCAACCAGGGCGGCGTGTTCGCCGACAGCGGCCAACTGCTGGGCACGAACAATCCCAGCCGGAGCGTGGCCCTCGGCGACGTGGACCGCGACGGCGACCTCGACGCCGTGTTCGGCAACGACGGCGCCGCCAACGAGGTCTGGACCAACGACGGGCACGCCGTATTCGGCGACAGCGGGCAGCGCCTGGGCAGCGCGGCGACGTTCGGCGTCGCCCTGGCCGACCTCAACGGGGACGGCTGGCTCGACCTCTACGAGCTCGTGAACGGCGCGGCCGACCGGGTGTGGACCAACGACGGCGCGGGCGCCTTCTTCAACAGCGGGCAGAGCCTGGGCAGCGCGGCGGGGTACGGCGTTGCGCTGGGCGACCTCGACGGCGAGGGCACGGTGGACGCGTTCGTCGCCAACCGGAACGAGGCGAACCGCGTGTGGCTCAACGACGGGACCGGGGTGCTCGTGAACAACGGGCAGAGCCTGGCCACCGCCAGGAGCCGGGGGGTCGCGCTGGGCGACCTCGACGGGGATGGCGACCTCGACGCCTACGTGGCCAACGATGGCGCGGCCGACGAGGTCTGGATCAACGACGGGCTCGGCATCTTCACCCTCGGCCAGTCGCCCGGCAGCGACAACGGCCGCAGCGTCGCCCTGGGCGACGTGGACGCCGACGGCGACCTCGACGCCGTCGTGCTCAACAACGGGGCCAACAAGGTCTGGATCAACGACGGCGCGGGCGCGTTCACCGACAGCGGGCAGTCCCTGGGCTCCGCCTTGAGCATGGCGGCGGCGCTGGGCGACGTGAACGGGGACGGCGCGGTGGACGCCTTCGTCGCGAACCAGAACGTGGCGGACGAGTTGTGGCTTAACGCGGCCCACCGGATCACCCCCTCCGCGGGCCTGCACGGCGCGATCGAGCCCTCGACGCCCGTGCTCCTGCCCGGCGGGGGCGGCACGAGCTTCGTCGTGACGGCCGACGCCTACTACTTCATCGGCCAGTTGCTCACCAACGGCGCGGCCGACCCGGCCGCGGCGGGCCTGGACGTCTACACGTCGACCTGGGACAACGTCACCGCCGACGGCGCGGTCTACGCCGAGTTCAGCGAGCACACGGCCTTCTACGGCACGCCCTGGTGGTGGCTGGCGCAGTGGGGCCTGACCAACGGCGGCCTGACGTTCGACGAGGCGGAGACCAACGACGCGGACGGCGACACCTTCAACGCCCGCGACGAGCGCATCGCGGACACCAGTCCGGCAGACAGCAACGACTACTTCCACGTCACTCGCCTATGGCGCACCAACTCGATGGCCGTCACGTTCGGCAGCTCGACGGCGCGGGTGTATGCGCTGGAGAGTTGCGGAATGCTGGAAATCGAATCCTGGATCGCGGTGGAGGGCCAAACCAACGTGCCCGGCGACGCAAGCGGGACGACGACCCTGACGGACACCAACCACGCCGCGCGGGGGATGTACCGGGTGGGCGTCGGCCTGCCGTGA
- a CDS encoding methyltransferase domain-containing protein has protein sequence MKKHDTRQWFGDWANEYDATLGKVRRHHQLLDLAVRRSGVKDGDRVLDAGCGTGLLSLKFLERADCRITAADYAPDMLKLFQAKVDALGLRDRVRCVRQDAAKLRFRRESFNVIAATVALHHVENKLPMLKTMRSLLKPGGRLVIGEIDVDTSGDHADPKRLSRLLDFLKAEILMALKEGGVPAFSRMYDNGKKHILNQGEYCVSARQWKALCLRAGFRRATIHDLRAFRWFKVVVAVR, from the coding sequence ATGAAGAAACACGACACCAGGCAGTGGTTCGGCGACTGGGCGAACGAGTACGACGCCACGCTGGGCAAGGTCCGGCGGCACCATCAATTGCTGGACCTCGCCGTGCGCCGGTCCGGCGTGAAGGACGGCGACCGGGTCCTCGACGCGGGTTGCGGCACGGGCCTGCTCTCGCTCAAGTTCCTGGAACGCGCGGACTGCCGGATCACGGCGGCGGACTACGCCCCCGACATGCTGAAGCTTTTCCAGGCCAAGGTTGACGCGCTGGGCCTGCGGGACCGGGTCCGCTGCGTGCGGCAGGACGCCGCGAAGCTTCGGTTCCGGAGGGAATCGTTCAACGTCATCGCCGCCACCGTTGCGCTGCATCACGTGGAGAACAAGCTGCCCATGCTGAAAACCATGCGATCTCTCCTGAAGCCCGGCGGCCGGCTGGTGATCGGCGAGATCGACGTGGACACGTCGGGCGACCACGCGGACCCGAAACGCCTGTCGCGCCTCCTCGACTTCCTGAAGGCCGAGATCCTCATGGCCCTGAAGGAGGGCGGTGTCCCCGCCTTCAGCCGGATGTACGACAACGGCAAGAAGCACATTCTGAACCAGGGCGAGTACTGCGTCAGCGCCCGGCAGTGGAAGGCGCTGTGCCTTCGCGCCGGGTTCCGCCGCGCAACGATCCACGACCTGCGCGCGTTCCGCTGGTTCAAGGTCGTGGTCGCCGTCCGCTGA
- a CDS encoding SDR family NAD(P)-dependent oxidoreductase produces MKAAPVQSRTALVTGCSTGIGLAAARLLRERGWTVWPTARKPDDLARLRAEGFDPIELDLHDPASVRRAAEEALKRGGGRLGALVNNAGYGQPGAVEDLTREALRRQFEVNLFGLHELTAHVLPALREQGYGRIVNVSSVLGRLTIPFMGAYCASKHALEALSDALRIELLGTGVAVSIVEPGPIETAFRKNAFESGQEHLDLDRSRFGERYASEGKRRAAKNFRSSDPFTAPPEAVARRIVHAVESSSPRRRYPVTLPARAGSILARLLPHAVMDWLLARRLG; encoded by the coding sequence TTGAAAGCCGCCCCGGTCCAATCCCGCACCGCCCTGGTCACCGGCTGCTCCACCGGCATCGGCCTGGCCGCCGCCCGTCTCCTGCGCGAGCGCGGCTGGACCGTGTGGCCCACCGCCCGCAAACCGGACGACCTCGCCCGCCTGCGCGCGGAGGGATTCGATCCCATCGAACTGGACCTGCACGACCCGGCCTCCGTCCGCCGCGCGGCCGAGGAAGCCCTGAAGCGGGGCGGGGGCCGCCTGGGCGCGCTGGTCAACAACGCGGGCTACGGCCAGCCCGGCGCCGTCGAGGATCTTACTCGCGAGGCCCTGCGCCGGCAGTTCGAGGTCAATCTCTTCGGCCTGCATGAACTGACCGCCCATGTCCTGCCCGCCCTGCGCGAACAGGGCTACGGCCGGATCGTCAATGTCAGCTCCGTGCTCGGGCGGCTGACCATCCCCTTCATGGGCGCCTACTGCGCCAGCAAGCACGCGCTCGAGGCGCTCTCCGACGCGTTGCGGATCGAGCTGCTCGGCACCGGCGTCGCGGTGAGCATCGTCGAGCCCGGCCCAATCGAGACCGCGTTCCGGAAGAACGCGTTTGAAAGCGGCCAGGAGCATCTCGACCTGGACCGCTCCCGGTTCGGCGAGCGCTACGCGAGCGAGGGCAAGCGCCGGGCGGCAAAAAACTTCCGGAGTTCGGACCCGTTCACCGCCCCGCCGGAGGCCGTCGCGCGCCGGATCGTGCATGCGGTGGAATCGTCCTCGCCGCGCCGCCGCTACCCCGTGACCCTGCCCGCGCGCGCCGGCTCGATCCTCGCGCGCCTCCTGCCGCACGCCGTCATGGACTGGCTGCTCGCGCGGCGGCTGGGATAG
- a CDS encoding diaminopimelate epimerase — MRIPFWKMHGAANDFILADDRAGTFPAGDRGWLARIMARRTGVGAEGVLLIQPSDRADFRMRFFNPDGGEVDMCGNGARCIARLAHELGAAPREMRIETRAGLVRAAVDGESILLHLTEPRDWSLNRQLEAAGRILDAHSVNSGVPHVMVEVPDLDAVNVQELGRALRYHPAFAPGGTNANFVQVTGPRSLRLRTYERGVEAETLACGTGIVASGLLAGKLGRVRPPVSILTAGGDTLEVNFTPTADGATGVTLRGPAVHVFQGVLDYP, encoded by the coding sequence ATGCGCATTCCCTTCTGGAAGATGCACGGGGCGGCGAACGATTTCATCCTGGCGGATGACCGGGCCGGGACCTTCCCCGCGGGCGACCGCGGCTGGCTGGCACGGATCATGGCCCGCCGGACCGGGGTGGGGGCGGAGGGCGTGCTGCTGATCCAGCCGTCCGACCGGGCCGATTTCCGGATGCGGTTCTTCAATCCCGACGGCGGCGAGGTGGATATGTGCGGCAACGGCGCGCGCTGCATCGCCCGGCTGGCCCACGAGCTCGGCGCGGCGCCGCGCGAGATGCGCATCGAGACCCGCGCCGGCCTTGTCCGCGCCGCCGTGGACGGCGAGAGTATTCTGCTCCACCTGACCGAACCCCGCGATTGGAGCCTCAACCGGCAACTCGAGGCCGCCGGCCGGATCCTCGACGCGCACTCCGTCAACAGCGGCGTGCCGCACGTCATGGTCGAGGTTCCGGACCTCGACGCCGTCAACGTGCAGGAGCTGGGCCGCGCCCTGCGGTACCATCCGGCCTTCGCGCCGGGCGGGACCAACGCCAATTTCGTCCAGGTCACCGGCCCCCGTTCGCTCCGTCTCCGGACCTACGAACGCGGCGTCGAGGCGGAAACGCTCGCGTGCGGGACCGGCATCGTCGCGTCCGGCCTGCTGGCCGGGAAACTGGGCCGCGTGCGGCCTCCCGTTTCCATCCTCACCGCCGGCGGCGACACGCTGGAAGTCAACTTCACGCCGACGGCCGACGGCGCGACCGGTGTCACGCTGCGCGGCCCGGCCGTTCACGTCTTCCAGGGCGTGCTGGACTACCCTTGA